The genomic segment CTATCGCCTGGCTGATTGCACGTCCAAGTATCACTGCGCCAATCGCCAGCGCCACAACTATCGAGCAACTCGATGACTTGATTGCTGCAACCCGACTCGTCTTGAGCGATGCCGATATTGCGTTGTTGAATCAAGCCAGCGCCTATTAGCCGCATTCCGTCCGCTTTAAGAACAGCGGCTTACCTGCCGATAAATTCAGAGACTATGAAATCGAACTCTCTAAAGGCTACTACTGGTTCAGCGCTGTTTTGTGCTTTGTTCGCCGTTTGCCTCACCATTGGCTCATGCGGCGAAGACAAATCGACCGAGCCAAAATCGCCATACGAAGAAAACACCGACCCGGCCATCTTCACCGTTTCGCCGGTCGCTATCGACAAGATCACCGACCTTGAGCCGCTCGGTGCAATGAATCCATCGGGTCATACGATTCCGACTGATCATGTGTATTTCTATACCAGTTGGACATATGGTCAACAGCCGATCTATCCAGCCGAGATTCTGCCTGTTTATGCACCGGGCTCAGGTGTCGTGACTTGGATATTACAAGGCGATGGCCGCGATGCCGATGCCAAGATCATGCTGAGGATGAACAAATGGGTGCTTTACTATCTTGACCACGTGGTCCTTGACTCTGCGATCAAAGTCGGCTCCATAGTTACTGCCGGACAAATCATTGGTGAGAGCCGTGGAATCGCTATCGACCTTGGCGTGGTCAATGAGCAGGCCGCGTTGACCGGATTTGTCAATCCCCTTCGCTATGGCTGGCAGACACTGTATACAGATTCGCCTTACAAGTACTTCTCTGAGCCGCTTCGTTCGCAACTCTATGCTATGGTACGCCGAAACGCAGTCGACAAAGACGGCAAGATCGATTATGACGTTCCCGGCACACTCATCGGTAACTGGTTCCACGAGAGCGTCGAGGTGGCCGAATCGATGATGCCGCCCGCCTGGCCCAAGCATCTTGCCTTCTGCCCCGACTCGAATGAACCGGAAGAAATGCGAATCTCAATCGGCGGCACTGTCTCCACACCGGGCAAGTTCAAACCTTCACCAACAGACCCCGCCTTTACCGATGTGACTCTGCAAAGCGGTCGCGTCGTCTACCACTTGAACTACACCGAATTTGGTTACTTCGGCATCATGCTGGTACAGCTACTCGACAGCCTCCATTTGAAAGTCGAAGTCTTCCCAAACAGCACCGACCTCAATCAACAGTTTACCGACAACGCCAAGGTCTATTCGCGATAAGTGCAGATTCAGAAAGGCCGGTACCCCACCCGAAGCGAAGCGCAGGGTGGGACTTTTGGCTCAACCAGTAGAGTCTATCGAATATCCAGAGAATCACTGCCGACCGAGGATACGTTAGATAGCAGATTGCAGCCTGCTCAGCCCTGCGGGTACACGTGCATCTTCTACTCGCTGCCAACGATCCGATGAAAATGGATACTTATAACTCTGCCCCTTTACCTGCGCAAAGACTACGTCAAAGTCTTTGTCGTCAGTCGGAACATAAAGCAGAATGCTCTCTCCAATAACGCTTTGATCGGACGGAAGAAAGTCGGAAGCCACTGTTGCCCTGCCCGCATTGAGGATTGTTCGCGACTTCAGATCAAACCCATTCGGATATGTTGTGTAATTTATGAGGTAACAGAACAAGCGTGGCTCAATACCAGCTGGAAATCTGACCCGCCGAACCCATCCCGAACTTGCGTGAATCTCGGTAGAGAAGTTCTTGGGCAGCTGGTAACTATACATCTGCTGAAAATCGCCGATGATCTGCCTTAGCTCTGAATCGTTCCAACCTTCCACGAGCAATTCCATTTCACTGATTTCGAAACTGACTTTGGGCTGCTTGCTGCAGCCGCCAAATAGAAGTGAAAAGATGCTCATGATCCACCAGATATGGCAATATGACTTTCTCATGGCGTTTTTGGTAGGTACCCCACCCAGAGCGAAGCAAAATGTGGAACTCTTAGTACCACCAATAAAAATCGGAGAGGCAGGGATTCGAACCCTGGATACCCTCGCGGGTATAACGGTTTTCGAGACCGCCGCTATCGACCACTCAGCCACCTCTCCAAAATCTTCAAAGAACGAACGCCCACAAGGGGCTAGACTACCGTGATGTTGCCAGGCTAAGCTATCTTGGTATCGCTAGTTTGGCTTCAGCATCACGAGCCAAATCGCGAACTGTGCTCTCGGTAGGTCGAAAGAACAGATACGCAATTGGCGAAATGCAAATCAAGACGCTCGCAAGAGTTGCGTTGTGCGTCACCAGAAATATCACCATCCCGAACACCGCGGGACAAATTGCGAAAGCATAACCTACCAGATGTCCGACAAAGATGCCCTGCGAGACATTGCCCTGTACGCTTCGGGCGGCTACTGCATCAGCATTGAGCTGACGCTTGCGCAGCACGTACCCGATCACCGGTTCGGCGATTGACATTGCCGAGAGTATCCAGATAAACATCTCGGTGTCATCACCAGCTGGCGGTTCTATATTTTCACCCGGAGCCAAGACGGTCCAGATGAGAACAAGAAACACGATTGGTGCTGCGAAACACATTAGATATCCCAGCAGTTTGAGTCTTGTCTCAAGGCTGGTAACATCGCTCTGATCCAAGTGCTAATCCTCGCTCCCCGGAAGTTCGCTCTCCAACTGCTCGATTTCCGATTCTCTCGGCTTAAGTATCATTAAGCCAGCCGGACAAAATACGGAAATGAGTACATACGTGTCAAGGTCGCCGCCGAGAAAATAGAAAATTAATCCGATTGCTGCGGGAATTGCGGCTATAAAGAACAACGGATAGAGCTGATTCGAGAGAATTTCGGCAATATTGGCAGGATGTGAGCGAATTTCGGCTATGAGCTTCTCGGATTTGAGAATGCTTCGTTTTCGCAAGAAGACGAAGGCAAGGACCGCGAGTGCTACAGTGATCAAAGCAAACCCGGCGATCTTGAGATTCTCTGCGCCCGTAACTGGAGTTTCAAGGAATTCAAGGTTCGCTCGAGCCAACAACGCGATTGCCAAAAGAGCTGCCGGTAACCCGATGCAGATATTGAAGCCTCTTTGGGCAATTGCGCCTTGAACGGCGCGCGCGTCAATTTTGCTCATTGCCGCTTTTCCTGCGCTTTTCGCGAATACTCTCGAAAAACTCGGTAATCAGGGTCGCACATTCGAAGTCTTTCACTCCGCCCACGACTTCTACTTGATGATTTAGTCTTGGATCCTGAACAAGATTGAAAACCGAGCCACAAGCGCCTGCTTTGGCATCGCGTGCCCCAAACACCAAACGCGGCAGACGCGCCAGGACAATCGCGCCGGCACACATCGAGCACGGTTCGATTGTGACGTACAGGGTCGCGGATTCGAGATATCGAAGCTGGATTTTGTTACACGCCGCCGTGATGGCAATCATCTCCGCGTGCGCGGTAGGGTCGATTAGTGTCTTGTTCTGATTATGCCCCCGCCCGATGACCTTGCCGTCCAAAACAACGACCGCGCCAATCGGGATTTCTTCCTTGGATTCGGCGATCATCGCCTCGCGAATGGCCATTGCCATGAAGGCTTGGTCAATTTCTTCCTGTGTCGCGTCGGGATTGAGGTTCAACATAACCGTCAGTATATACGAGAACACTCGATTTCAAAGAGGAAATCGCAGTCATAAATCAAGTAGTCCGGCATTCTGTCGGAAAATCTTCGTTGCGATCAGAAGGTTCTTCGTCGATGTCATTGTCGATTTACAGGTTGGGAATTATCATATTTGAATGAAGCTGCTTGATCTAACCGGATTCTACTGCCGAACCGTCGCCACTAACGGCGCTTGGCGCGATTATGAAGAACAATGTCCCGAGCTGTTTCGACATTATTTTCGATTTTGGGCAAAGCGCTCATATCCTGATGTCAAGATTCCCGTGAACATGCTGTTGTCGAGATCAGCCCGGATCACACGGCGCCTGCCGCAACTTCTGCGGAAGTTCAAAGAAAAGGGATTCGATACCAGCGACCTGTGCATCGTGCTATTCGTTGGCAAGAACTGCACCAACGGGCATGCATTTCGAGGTGAAAGTGGCTGGGTAGTTTGGATTCCGGTCGAGTCCTATGCAACCGATCTGCTAATAGATGTATTCGTTACACACGAAATCGCCCATGCACTGCATTATGAAAGTTCATCGAAATTCTATTTCACTTCAAAACCCGAGCATCGCGATTTCGCTCGATTGCTGTTAACGGAAGGCATTGCAACGTACCTGACGACAGTGATACTTGGCTGTACCGATGATGTGGCGCTGTGGGGTGACTTCTTGACCGCAAAACAGATTTCCAATTGGCGGGTCAACTGCGAACGAAGCTGGTCCTTGATAAATGACATTGCTGTGCGGAAGTTCCGCTCAAATGCACCGACCGAGCTGTTTCAGGCAAATGACTCCAATGATGTATTCAAGTTCCGAGCAGGATATCTACTTGGCTTGGAATTGGTCAAAGAAGTCTCCAGTGTTGAGAATATTGCGCCTAACGAGCTTGTTGCTCTTTCCCGAAAGCGTTTCGAGCGGCTTGCCCTCAGTTACTTGAAGACTCAGAGTTGATGGCTGCCGAAAATCTGAAGCAGCGAGAAAACTAGGCTAAACTGTTCCGATGCGCTCGGCTTCGTGCTCGATGAAGCTCTTCAGTCCGATCAGGTCGTCCTCGTAGACATCCACAAACTTCGCTGCAACCTCGTAACTTCCGGTCGCTACTTGCTTACTGCGGATGATCTGACAAATGGCCATGATCGTCGAGTTCACATCGTCTTCATCCACACGGAAGAATTGTGGGTGATGTTTCTTCCAAGTCGGCAAAGAGATCGTCATTTTCACCAGCTCATTGCGGTGGTAATCGCGGCCGGCACTGAAGAGCACACCGCCAGCGCCGATATTTTGCGCCTGGCCAGTTGACTCTGAGTCAGCTTTTGTGCTGAAGAGGATTTTCTGCGTGGTGAGTTTGCAGCTTGACGGAATTCGAATGAACTTCCGCCGATTCGTCGTCGTGGTCTGAGTTTCTGCTACCATGGTAGTCCCTTAGTCCTATTATCGTCCCAATCGAGACAAGATTGTTTAAACATCTAACATTTTGATTATCGGAAGCTTAGGGGAAATTTCGAGCATTTTAGCCCGAAAATGTTCTTGATCAACGATACAGCCTTTCGTATCGTATCAGACTTATATGAGTACTGAGCGGCTCGCCAAGCCAAAATGGCTTATGATGAACGCCAACTTCGGCTCCGGCTACCGCCGCGTCCGCAGTTTGCTCAAAGAACATGGTTTGCATTCCGTTTGCCAGGAAGCTTCCTGCCCGAACATGAGCGAATGCTTCGAGTCGGGAACGGCGACTTTCCTGATTTTAGGCCATGTTTGCACCCGTGGTTGCGGATTTTGCGACATCCTCAAGGGGAAGCCTAAAATCCACGATCTCGGTGAGCCACAGCGTCTTGCAAGCGCGGTTGCCAAACTTGGACTGAAGCATGTCGTGATAACTTCGGTGACTCGCGATGATCTCGACGACGGTGGTGCGGCGATCTTTGCTGCCACAGTCGTCAAACTCCGTGAATATGATCCGGGTATTCAGATTGAGCTGCTGGTCCCCGATTTCCAGGGAGCAAAGGCTTCTGTTGACCTCATTTTAGAGGCGGCTCCGGAGATATTTAATCACAACATCGAGACAGTTCCGCGTCTTTACAAGACAGTCCGGCCCAGAATGGGCTATAAACGCAGTTTGTCTATTCTCAAATACGCCAAGGGTTCCGGCAAAGTAAAGCTGGTCAAATCCGGCATATTTGTCGGAGTAGGCGAGCGCGAAGATGAAATCAAGCAGACGATGCAAGACATTTGCGATACGGGCGTCGATATCCTGACAATCGGTCAGTATTTGTCGCCGTCGGAACTGCATTTGCCGGTTCTAAAGTACTATCCGCCAGAGGATTTTGTGAAGTTCAAGCAGTGGGGCAATGAGATGGGCTTCAAGCATACTGAATCTGGTCCGCTGGTACGGAGTTCATACAAGGCGTCGCATCAAAGCGCAAATTTGATTGAAGTTTGATTTCAGTCGATTCTTTTTTTCGCACTATTCGTTGATTCAATTGTAAGAAAGACCAATGATTAAGATTTTCTTCGCCAAAGAGCTGGGATTTTGTTGGGGTGTTGAACGGGCAATCAATTTGGCCGCTCAAGCCAAGAATGAGTATTCCGGCGAAGTTACCATTCTCAAGGAAATCGTCCACAACCGTCAAGTTGTCGACTTCTTCAAGAAGAAGGGTGTTGGTCAGGAAGATACGCTGGACAAGATTGAAAGCGGAACTCTGGTCATATCCGCCCACGGATTGAGCCCAAAGTTGAAAGAGGAAGCCCAACAGAAGGGACTTCGCATCGTCGATACCACTTGTCCCTTGGTCGAGAACGTACACAGCTTCACGCGCGAACTGCTTCGCGACGGCTATCAGGTGATTCTCTATGGAGAGCCGGGTCACGATGAAGTACACGGCGTGATGGGGATTGACGAAGCCAACATTCACTTGCTTGCTGAGTATGAGGATATCGACCATTTACCGCGCTTTGAACATGGAAAGGTGGCTCTAATTACTCAGACCACTCGCGGCGTCAAAGCCTTCCAGCAAGTCTGCGACAAGATGAAAGAAATCTATCCCGAGATCAAAATCGTCAATACCATCTGCGACGCGACCGACACCCGGCAGGCAGCCATTCACGAATTGGCGCCGAATGTTGATCTGGTGTTGGTAATCGGTTCGCAAAGCTCCGGCAACTCGCAGCGACTTCGCGATATCGCCGAGTCGATCTGCGGCAAAGCCTATCTCGTCGACCATCCGACCCAGATCGATTGGGGTTGGTTTGAAGGTGTCGAGAAGGTTGGCATCACGGCGGGCGCATCAACACCAAGTTTCGCCATCGAGGGCATGCTCAAAGCGCTTCAGGCCGGCGTGGGAATCGATGTCGCCAATTCCGATGCAAAGTTATTCGAATACAAATCTTTTGCCCCATATAAGAAGAATGTTCAACAAACAGCGTAGAAAATCACATCAGGTCAAGGTCGGCAATGTGCTGGTCGGCGGCGATGCCCCGGTTTCAGTTCAGTCGATGACCACAACTCAGACTCGCGACATCGATGCTACGGTCGCACAGATTAAGCGCCTCGAGGATGTCGGCTGCGATATCATTCGCGTGGCCGTACTCAACAAGGAAGATGCTCAATCGCTCGGCGAGATCAAGAATCAGATCAAGATCCCGCTCGTCGCTGACATTCACTTCCATTACAGATTGGCTTTGATTGCCGCCGAACAAGGTGTAGACAAGATTCGCACCAACCCTGGTAACATCGGCGATGATGTCAAAATGGAAAGCGTCGTCGAGATCTGCAAGGAACGCAAGATTCCGATTCGCATCGGCGTCAACACCGGTTCGCTGGAATGGGATCTCGTCAAATCAATGGGGCGCTATAACCCTGACGCGTTGGTGGAATCAGCGATGCGCAAAGTACGCTTGCTTGAAGAGATGGACTTTCACGATATCTGCATTTCGATGAAGTCCTCCGAAGTCCCTGGCATGGTCGAGGGATATCGGAAGATTGCCCAGCTTGTAGACTACCCGCTTCATCTCGGCGTTACCGAAGCCGGTCCCCTTATGGGCGGCACGATCAAGTCATCGGTAGCATTTGGATTGCTTCTTCACGAAGGCATTGGCGACACGATTCGAGTCTCGCTTTCTACCGACCCGGTCGAAGAAGTGAAAGTCGGCAAGAAGATTCTCCAATCGCTCGGTCTCTTCAGCAATATGCCTGATCTTGTCAGTTGCCCAACTTGCGGCAGACTTCAGACCGATCTCTTCGGACTTATCAGCCGCGTCGAGAAGGTACTTGAAGGTATCAAGAAGCCGATCAAGGTTGCCGTGATGGGCTGCAATGTCAATGGTCCCGGTGAAGTTGGCGATGCCGATCTCGGCGTCGTCGGTTCGGCGGACTATCTCTCGCTTGTCCGCAAAGGCAAGGTCATCGGCAAGTTTCCGCCGGAACAGCTCGAGGTCGAGTTGCTCAAGGAATTGCAGGCTTTCCGCGATGACGAAATTGGCGCGAATGCCACGCAACCGATAATGGTGCCGACAGAGTAAAGACTTCCGCACAGGCAATTTCTGAACGGCTGAGAAGTTCCTCGGCCGTTTTTTTTCGTCCATTTCTCATTGACGAACGTGGCTGCAGTTTTTTTATTTATCAGCCATGTCGCAGAAGATCTGCATAGTCAACAAAGAGCACACGCCGCCTTCGTATGCTCCCGTCGTTTTCGCCAAAGGCGACCGCGTTATTATCGACAAGCGCGACACTGAATGGCCGGAATTTCTATGGTGTGTAAATGATGATGGCGAAGGGGCGTGGATACCGGAAAGCTATCTTGATCGCGACGATGACGTGGGAATACTAAATACTGTCTACTCTTCGATTGAGTTGAAGGCCGATAAGGACGAGCGCATGAGTATCATCAAGTCCGTCGCAGGCTGGCATTGGTGCCGCAACTCAAAAGGGAAACTCGGCTGGATTCCCGAAAAGAATGTGCAAGTAATTGAATAGAGCGAAAATCTGCTGTCTCCGCAGATACTACTTTACTCCTGCCACTTGACGACTTGCTCGCAATACTTCTTGGCCAGCACTTCGGCCTGCTTTTTGTCTTCCGATTCTGCGACCACTGTGAAATATGCCGCATTGCGATCCGGAGCAATCCAGACCCAGCTGTCGCCATCCTGGAAGCGTGCACCGTCCACGAGCTGTCGGTTCTTGCCTTCGGTGTTTTCCATCAAGAGGCGCATGACTTGGCCCTTCTTGGACCATGAGCAAGGGACCTGTTCTTCCACACTGTGAAAGCGTTCAAACTCCGAGCGCATTTCGGCAAGGTCGGCATTCTGTTTTGCGAGCATTTCCAACAACTTAATCGTGGCAAACATACCGTCGGCACCGAGTTGGAAACTCGACAACATGAATCCGCCGCGTGTTCCGCCAACAAAATCGATGTCCTCTGACTTGTAGGCTTGCATCATTGCCAAATGGTCGCTGCGTACGCGCGTAACTTGCACGCCGTATTGTTCTGCAATCTTCTCTACGCCCATGCTCGCCATTACCGGAACGGCGATTTTTCGCGTTTGGTAACTGCTTAGAAAAAGCGAGGTCACAATCAGCAGAAGCAACTGATCGGTTATCACGGCGCCGTTGCGATCAACAACAGTAATCTTCTCAGCACTGCGCGAAAGTTGAATACCGACATCGGCGCCAAGAGACTTTACGATTGAGGCCATTGTATTGAGTGAACGACGGCTGTCGGCTACCAACAGATTTGGATCAGGGTAGGCATTGAGAGAAATCAGTTCGGTGTTAAGTGAACTGAAAATCCCGCCGAAAATTTCCGATGCGCCGCCATGCGAGAAGTCGATTACTAATTTGAACTTCTTGGCGGCTATCGCCTCGGAATCGACGTGCTTCAAAAAAT from the bacterium genome contains:
- the ispG gene encoding flavodoxin-dependent (E)-4-hydroxy-3-methylbut-2-enyl-diphosphate synthase, which gives rise to MFNKQRRKSHQVKVGNVLVGGDAPVSVQSMTTTQTRDIDATVAQIKRLEDVGCDIIRVAVLNKEDAQSLGEIKNQIKIPLVADIHFHYRLALIAAEQGVDKIRTNPGNIGDDVKMESVVEICKERKIPIRIGVNTGSLEWDLVKSMGRYNPDALVESAMRKVRLLEEMDFHDICISMKSSEVPGMVEGYRKIAQLVDYPLHLGVTEAGPLMGGTIKSSVAFGLLLHEGIGDTIRVSLSTDPVEEVKVGKKILQSLGLFSNMPDLVSCPTCGRLQTDLFGLISRVEKVLEGIKKPIKVAVMGCNVNGPGEVGDADLGVVGSADYLSLVRKGKVIGKFPPEQLEVELLKELQAFRDDEIGANATQPIMVPTE
- a CDS encoding nucleoside deaminase, encoding MLNLNPDATQEEIDQAFMAMAIREAMIAESKEEIPIGAVVVLDGKVIGRGHNQNKTLIDPTAHAEMIAITAACNKIQLRYLESATLYVTIEPCSMCAGAIVLARLPRLVFGARDAKAGACGSVFNLVQDPRLNHQVEVVGGVKDFECATLITEFFESIREKRRKSGNEQN
- the ispH gene encoding 4-hydroxy-3-methylbut-2-enyl diphosphate reductase; this encodes MIKIFFAKELGFCWGVERAINLAAQAKNEYSGEVTILKEIVHNRQVVDFFKKKGVGQEDTLDKIESGTLVISAHGLSPKLKEEAQQKGLRIVDTTCPLVENVHSFTRELLRDGYQVILYGEPGHDEVHGVMGIDEANIHLLAEYEDIDHLPRFEHGKVALITQTTRGVKAFQQVCDKMKEIYPEIKIVNTICDATDTRQAAIHELAPNVDLVLVIGSQSSGNSQRLRDIAESICGKAYLVDHPTQIDWGWFEGVEKVGITAGASTPSFAIEGMLKALQAGVGIDVANSDAKLFEYKSFAPYKKNVQQTA
- the lipA gene encoding lipoyl synthase; its protein translation is MSTERLAKPKWLMMNANFGSGYRRVRSLLKEHGLHSVCQEASCPNMSECFESGTATFLILGHVCTRGCGFCDILKGKPKIHDLGEPQRLASAVAKLGLKHVVITSVTRDDLDDGGAAIFAATVVKLREYDPGIQIELLVPDFQGAKASVDLILEAAPEIFNHNIETVPRLYKTVRPRMGYKRSLSILKYAKGSGKVKLVKSGIFVGVGEREDEIKQTMQDICDTGVDILTIGQYLSPSELHLPVLKYYPPEDFVKFKQWGNEMGFKHTESGPLVRSSYKASHQSANLIEV